From the [Chlorobium] sp. 445 genome, the window GCCGCCTTTGACGCGCGCGACAATTTTTCCCATCAGGGTCGTCCCTTTCTCCAGCGATTCGTAAATCTTCTCCCAGATGCGCATAGCGTCCGCTTTGCGCTTTGAGAGAATCAGTTGCCCCATTTTATCTTCAATGCTTTCGAGAAAGACCTCAATTTCATCGCCTACTTTCAACTCAGTTGGGTCACGGAACTCTATAAGCGGAATAATCCCTTCTGACTTGAAGCCTACATCTACAGAGACGTCTTTGTCAGAGATATGCACGATACGTCCTTTGACAATTTCGCCTTCTGTCAGTTCATTGAGTGTGCCCGAGTACATTGATTCAAGTTGCTTCAATTCTTCGTCTTGGTACTCGGCGAAGAATCGAACGCGCGTAGGCTTTTTGGTTTTCACCGTATCGGTTGACATGTTAGTGTCGTTTGCATCGCTGCTTTTTTGCGCAGACATTTCGGCGACTTGCATTTCTGCCATTCAGTTTATCCTTCTCTCTTGTTTTTGCCGCTGTCGTTCCCAGAGAGAAGGAACGGGCGGTTTTTGGTTATTGGAATTTTCAAAAATAAATCGAAGAATCGAAGACAATATCAGCCCCGAAGTGTGTTCAGGGAATGAGAAATAAAGATAGGAAAAACTTCTTACTCAAAAAAGTCGAGACGTGTTTTTGTTGCGTAAGCCGCAGTTGCTAATGTATTTTTGTGTTTTTGTTACACTACAACGATGATGTTTCAGATTGCACCTCTTCAAAGCGAACATAAAGAGCCGATTCGCACGCTGCTCTTTGAGACAGGTGCATTTCGCCCTGATGAAATCGAGGTTGCAATGGAACTCATTGATGACACTCTTGCGCGCCATGGTGTGCTCTTGCCAGAGGATTATCATATTTTTGTAGCCCTTGATGAGCCGAATGTCTTAGGCTATGTTTGTTTTGGCAAAACACCCATGACGCTTTCCACTTTTGATCTGTATTGGATTGCGGTGTCGCCACAGGTGCAAGGCAAAGGCGTTGGGAGAGCCTTGTTTGACTTTGCCTGCAAAGAGGCGCGTGCCATGGGTGGTGCGCTCTTGGTTATTGAGACTGCCTCGCAGCCAAAGTATGAGCCAACGCGCAAGTTCTATGAGAAAGTTGGCTGCACACTTGAAGCCAGAATCAAGAATTTTTACAGCATTGGCGATGACAAACTTATCTACACCAAAGCCCTTTGAAGGACTGCAGAGCGACGCTCCGATTGGGATTTTCGACTCGGGCGTTGGCGGTCTGACGGTTGTGCGTCGCATTATGGAGCGCTTACCGAATGAGCGCATTGTTTATTTTGGCGATACGGCGCGAGTACCCTACGGTACCAAGTCTGTTCCCACGATTCGCAAATACGCTGCTGAAGATACTGCGCTTTTACTTAAAGAATCTCCGAAGGTGATTGTTGCGGCTTGTAATACGGTGTCGGCTTTAGCTTTAGACATTGTAGCGCAGGTTGCTAATGGAATTCCTACGATTGGGGTTGTTGCGGCAGGTGCGCGCCTTGCTGCAGAGCGCAGTCCGAGAGGGTGCATCGGCGTTATTGGCACGGAAGCTACTATCAGCTCAGGCGCATATTATGACGCCATCAAGCATCTGAAGCCCACGGCAAAAGTTTTTTCCAAAGCCTGCCCGCTTTTTGTACCGCTGGCTGAAGAAGGACTTCTCTCTCACCTTGCTACGCGACTTATTGCAGAGGATTATCTTTCCGAGTTAATTACTCAAGAAATTGATACACTGGTTTTAGGCTGTACGCACTACCCGCTCTTGCGCAATGTTATTGCAGATGTGGTGGGCGAATCGGTCTTAATTATTGACTCTGCGGAAGCTGTCGCGCTTGAAGTTGAGTTGCTGCTTTGCGCCGCACGCTTGCTCAATCCGAATGTGCATCACTTGCCATCGAAGTTTATCGTAAGCGATTTGCCCACGAAATTCAATCGTATTGCTGAATGTTTCTTAGGCTTTTTGCCCCAACACATTGAAGTTATCTTCCCTGATTTGCATTGAGCATGTCAGGCGAACCTTACAGCCAGCTATACTTTTTTAGAAGACTGCACTAATACCTAGAGTTGGCACAATTGGCAGCATTCCATTAGCAAAGCGGATGACATTCGGCACCTGTCCTACAGGCACGTCCCATTCTACATCGTGCTCATACCCAATGACATTGGTGCGGTTATAGAGGTTAATGACATCGAGGTAGAAATCCCAACGTGCGCCCCAAAACTCCGCATGTGCAGTCAGGCGTACATCCAAGCGATGATATTCAGGCAAGCGAGCGGCGTTGACGTTTTCTTCGCCTCCAAAATCCAAGGAGAACATCGTGCGTCCAAAGAGCGGGTCTTCTTGCACTGCATAACGTCCATCAGGCATTTGAATGATGCGCGGCTGCAAGCCGATGGCTAAGGTCACAGGAAAGCCGCTGCCGTAGCGCCAACGAACTGCTAAGTCGAGCCAATCGTTGATTTTGTAGCCGCCCACAATGTTAATCGTGTGCCGCTGGTCAAAGTTAAATGGAATCGTCAGCCCATCTCGATAGCGATTAGCAAAGGCGAGTGCATAACTTATCCACCCGTTGAAGCGGTCTTGCGATGATGTCAGTCGCTTTTCCAGTAGCACTTCAAGACCGTAGGCTTCACCACGTCCATCATTGACAGGGATAGCTGAGAGCAATTGTCGGCGTTCTGGCGTTGGGGTCGACCAATTTCTGACGTTGTAAGCATCGCCACCAAGGAAGCGTGAGGTATACACTGTTTGCTCTTCTT encodes:
- a CDS encoding glutamate racemase → MTNLSTPKPFEGLQSDAPIGIFDSGVGGLTVVRRIMERLPNERIVYFGDTARVPYGTKSVPTIRKYAAEDTALLLKESPKVIVAACNTVSALALDIVAQVANGIPTIGVVAAGARLAAERSPRGCIGVIGTEATISSGAYYDAIKHLKPTAKVFSKACPLFVPLAEEGLLSHLATRLIAEDYLSELITQEIDTLVLGCTHYPLLRNVIADVVGESVLIIDSAEAVALEVELLLCAARLLNPNVHHLPSKFIVSDLPTKFNRIAECFLGFLPQHIEVIFPDLH
- a CDS encoding GNAT family N-acetyltransferase, with translation MMFQIAPLQSEHKEPIRTLLFETGAFRPDEIEVAMELIDDTLARHGVLLPEDYHIFVALDEPNVLGYVCFGKTPMTLSTFDLYWIAVSPQVQGKGVGRALFDFACKEARAMGGALLVIETASQPKYEPTRKFYEKVGCTLEARIKNFYSIGDDKLIYTKAL